One Streptomyces hundungensis DNA segment encodes these proteins:
- a CDS encoding response regulator transcription factor — protein MENPPPAALRRPDGSPVRILVVDDEPDLTEVLSGALRSEGWDVRSADDGTSALDMASAFQPDAVILDWMLPDLDGLAVLRRMRADLPHVCVLFLTARDSVEDRIAGITAGGDDYVTKPFSLEEVLARLRGLLRRAGMAREPGGNRLVVGDLVMDEDAMEVSRAGHLVDLSRTEFELLRFLMRNPRRVLSKDQILDRVWSYDFGGRAHIVELYISYLRKKIDADRAPLIHTVRGAGYVLKPDPS, from the coding sequence ATGGAGAACCCCCCACCTGCCGCGCTCCGCAGGCCCGACGGCAGCCCCGTCCGGATCCTCGTCGTCGACGACGAGCCCGATCTGACCGAGGTGCTGTCCGGCGCCCTGCGCTCCGAGGGCTGGGACGTGCGCTCGGCCGACGACGGTACGAGCGCACTCGACATGGCGTCCGCGTTCCAGCCCGACGCCGTGATCCTGGACTGGATGCTGCCCGACCTGGACGGGCTCGCCGTCCTGCGCCGGATGCGGGCCGACCTGCCGCACGTCTGCGTCCTGTTCCTCACCGCCCGCGACTCCGTCGAGGACCGCATCGCCGGCATCACCGCGGGCGGCGACGACTACGTCACCAAGCCCTTCAGCCTGGAGGAGGTACTGGCCCGGCTGCGCGGTCTGCTGCGCCGGGCGGGCATGGCACGCGAGCCGGGCGGGAACCGGCTGGTCGTCGGAGATCTGGTGATGGACGAGGACGCGATGGAGGTCAGCCGGGCCGGCCACCTCGTGGATCTGTCGCGGACCGAGTTCGAGCTTCTGCGTTTCCTCATGCGCAATCCGCGCCGGGTGCTGTCCAAGGACCAGATCCTGGACCGGGTCTGGTCGTACGACTTCGGTGGCCGGGCGCACATCGTCGAGCTGTACATCAGCTATCTGCGCAAGAAGATCGACGCGGACCGCGCGCCGCTGATCCACACGGTGCGCGGCGCCGGCTACGTCCTCAAGCCCGACCCGTCATGA
- a CDS encoding FMN-binding protein, translating into MRRVAVTTLSTAAGVVLLLSLKPHQSHPPAVSAPRPAASSPGQAAAGARTGDFTGDVIDTRFGPVQVSVTLDKGRLTAVHVLQVPSESGRDQEIAARAVPRLTEEALGAQNAEIDAVSGASYTSEGYIQSLQSALDRAGA; encoded by the coding sequence GTGCGCCGAGTCGCCGTCACCACACTGTCGACCGCCGCAGGTGTGGTCCTGCTGCTCTCCCTCAAACCCCACCAGAGCCACCCACCCGCCGTCTCCGCGCCCAGGCCCGCCGCCTCCTCGCCCGGTCAGGCGGCCGCCGGGGCGCGTACGGGCGACTTCACCGGTGATGTCATCGACACACGTTTTGGGCCGGTGCAGGTGTCGGTGACCCTCGACAAGGGGCGTCTCACCGCCGTCCACGTCCTCCAGGTCCCCTCCGAGAGCGGGCGAGACCAGGAGATCGCCGCACGGGCAGTGCCCCGCCTGACCGAGGAGGCGCTCGGCGCCCAGAACGCCGAGATCGACGCCGTGTCGGGCGCGAGCTACACCAGCGAGGGCTACATCCAGTCCTTGCAGAGCGCCTTGGACAGAGCCGGTGCGTGA
- a CDS encoding FAD:protein FMN transferase, with protein sequence MGTVFSFDIRDKPTPAIHRALARAVRHLHRVDAVFSTYRPDSPISRLGRGEIRLDDCPPEVHEVLTLCAGAARDSDGYFSATPSGTLDPSGLVKGWATEAASQLLHEAGARHTCVNGGGDLQLRGGASESTPWRIGITDPVRPGRLATVITAHDDLAIATSGTAERGAHILDPHRGIPATAFASLTVVGPRLTMTDTYATAAFARGHGARDWLESLPGYEAFALLPDGRQWRTSGFSRYELPARCT encoded by the coding sequence ATGGGCACCGTCTTCTCCTTCGACATACGCGACAAGCCCACCCCCGCCATCCACCGCGCCCTCGCCCGGGCCGTGCGCCACCTCCACAGGGTCGACGCCGTCTTCTCCACCTACCGGCCGGACAGCCCCATCAGCCGGCTCGGCCGCGGGGAGATCCGCCTGGACGACTGCCCGCCCGAAGTCCATGAGGTCCTCACCCTGTGCGCAGGAGCGGCCCGCGACAGCGACGGCTACTTCAGCGCGACCCCTTCCGGCACCCTCGACCCCTCCGGACTCGTCAAAGGCTGGGCCACCGAGGCCGCGTCCCAACTCCTCCATGAGGCCGGTGCCCGCCACACCTGCGTGAACGGCGGCGGCGACCTCCAACTCCGGGGCGGGGCAAGCGAGTCCACCCCGTGGCGCATCGGCATCACCGACCCCGTCCGTCCCGGGCGGCTCGCCACCGTGATCACCGCCCACGACGACCTGGCCATCGCCACCTCCGGCACGGCCGAGCGCGGCGCGCACATACTCGATCCGCACCGCGGCATCCCCGCCACCGCGTTCGCCTCCCTCACCGTCGTCGGCCCGCGCCTGACGATGACCGACACCTACGCCACGGCCGCCTTCGCCCGAGGCCACGGCGCGCGGGACTGGCTGGAGTCCCTGCCCGGCTACGAGGCCTTCGCCCTCCTGCCCGACGGCCGGCAATGGCGGACCTCGGGGTTCAGCCGCTATGAGCTCCCCGCGCGGTGCACATGA
- a CDS encoding DUF2267 domain-containing protein, with product MTLRREAFLDQVKERGDYKDVQEADRAARVVLALLGAHLVGGVRAELAARLPEAFSLILLNPLQSAEPLSPERFVRATAAWIEGATEATAAWDVSAVLSTAADAAGDALMQQILLQLPAGYDLLFGRPQRT from the coding sequence ATGACCCTGCGACGGGAGGCGTTCCTCGACCAGGTCAAGGAGCGCGGCGACTACAAGGACGTCCAGGAGGCGGACCGCGCGGCCCGTGTCGTGCTCGCCCTGCTCGGTGCCCACCTGGTCGGCGGTGTGCGTGCGGAGCTGGCGGCGCGTCTGCCGGAAGCCTTCTCCCTGATCCTCCTCAACCCGCTCCAGAGCGCCGAACCGCTCTCGCCCGAGCGCTTCGTACGGGCCACCGCCGCCTGGATCGAGGGGGCCACCGAAGCGACCGCCGCGTGGGACGTCAGCGCCGTGCTCAGCACGGCCGCGGACGCGGCGGGCGATGCGCTCATGCAGCAGATCCTGCTCCAACTGCCCGCCGGGTACGACCTCCTCTTCGGCCGACCCCAGCGGACCTAG
- a CDS encoding ferredoxin reductase family protein, with product MERDHMAAGTYDSRSVTRVPHTAPRRTAWIPVAAQILIGSGAVGVIGLWWSDTTSVVGMEGWLTDGGRITGLLAGYACAVLLALMARIPVLDRSVGSDRLARWHAMGGRYTLSLALAHTLLIIWGYALTSHANVVDQTTTLVLHYPDLLKGTAGFLLLMGTALVSARAARRRLRYETWHYLHFATYVAVFLVFGHQLSNGADFVGNRSAQLAWYAMYLGVAALLVWFRFVVPLRRGLRHRLRVAEVRGESPGVVSVYVTGEHLDELGAESGQFFRWRFLTPGLWWAANPYSLSAPAHPRFLRITVKAVGAHSAALAGLTPGTRVWAEGPYGGFTAARRTTTKTLLLGGGVGITPLRALLETLPGDITLLYRARRPEDLALRGELDTIAAARGARILYSVDEPAAHHMPLTAAALLRYVPDLRERDVYLCGPPGMTDAARGALRDAGVPRHRIHHESFAF from the coding sequence ATGGAGAGGGACCACATGGCCGCCGGCACCTACGACAGCCGTTCCGTGACGCGCGTCCCCCACACCGCCCCCCGGCGCACCGCCTGGATACCCGTCGCAGCCCAGATCCTCATAGGGAGCGGAGCCGTCGGGGTGATCGGCCTGTGGTGGAGCGACACCACTTCGGTCGTCGGTATGGAGGGCTGGCTGACCGACGGCGGCCGGATCACCGGCCTCCTGGCCGGGTACGCGTGCGCGGTGCTGCTCGCCCTCATGGCGCGCATCCCCGTACTCGACCGGAGTGTGGGCAGCGACCGGCTGGCTCGCTGGCACGCCATGGGCGGCCGCTACACCCTCTCACTCGCCCTCGCCCACACTCTGCTGATCATCTGGGGCTACGCCCTCACCTCGCATGCGAACGTGGTGGACCAGACCACCACCCTCGTACTCCACTACCCGGACCTACTGAAGGGCACCGCCGGATTCCTGCTCCTAATGGGAACCGCCCTCGTCTCCGCGCGCGCCGCCCGGCGCAGGCTCCGCTACGAGACCTGGCACTACCTCCATTTCGCCACGTATGTGGCGGTCTTCCTGGTCTTCGGGCACCAGCTCTCCAACGGCGCCGATTTCGTCGGCAACCGTTCCGCGCAGCTCGCCTGGTACGCCATGTACCTCGGTGTGGCCGCGCTGCTCGTGTGGTTCCGGTTCGTCGTGCCCCTCCGGCGCGGACTGCGCCACCGTCTTCGGGTGGCCGAGGTCCGCGGCGAATCGCCCGGTGTCGTGTCCGTGTACGTCACGGGCGAGCACCTGGATGAACTCGGCGCCGAATCAGGGCAGTTCTTCCGCTGGCGCTTCCTGACTCCCGGCCTGTGGTGGGCGGCCAACCCGTACTCGCTCTCCGCCCCCGCCCACCCCCGCTTCCTGCGCATCACCGTGAAGGCCGTCGGCGCGCACAGCGCCGCCCTGGCCGGACTGACTCCCGGCACCCGTGTGTGGGCGGAAGGCCCCTACGGCGGCTTCACCGCGGCACGCCGCACCACGACCAAGACCCTGCTCCTGGGGGGCGGCGTCGGCATCACCCCGCTGCGTGCCCTGCTGGAGACCCTGCCCGGCGACATCACCCTCCTTTACCGGGCCCGCCGCCCCGAGGACCTGGCGCTGCGCGGCGAACTCGACACCATCGCGGCGGCCCGTGGCGCCCGGATCCTCTACTCGGTCGACGAACCGGCCGCGCACCACATGCCGCTGACGGCCGCGGCGCTGCTCCGGTACGTGCCCGACCTGCGGGAGCGGGACGTGTACCTGTGCGGGCCGCCCGGCATGACCGACGCGGCGCGGGGAGCCCTGCGCGACGCGGGCGTACCCCGCCACCGCATTCACCACGAGTCCTTCGCGTTCTGA
- a CDS encoding sensor histidine kinase — MRRSGLFRALRTRLKAGPAVKRLGLPRTLRTRLTAGLVLLLALACLAVGVSTVLALQGFLVNRLDQQLGASGGRFAASLEHDEKPDADNRPDTRGQANGTFGARLLHGETTQAAVVHAQADAAVPLTARDRTALAAVPVDGRGHDIRLSTLRRYRVVAVAGDDGDVLITGLPLEPVEETLHRLELVEAIVFGATLAATGIAGALWVRLSLRPLQRVAATATEVTQLPLASGEIAMPGPVPDTDPRTEVGQVGAALNHMLHHVGDALARRQEGEERLRHFAADASHELRTPVATVRAHAELALRHGGPVPAEVRHSLERIQSETRRMTGLVDDLLLLARLDAGRPLAREPVDLTRLALDAISDAQAAAPGHRWLLDLPEEPVVVTGDEHRLHQVIANLLANARTHTPSGTEVTLSIDEMPCGTRELSVTDSGPGIPEDLVPEVFQRFTRADHHRSRAAGGTGLGLAIVLAVVQAHGGDVEVTSGPGRTSFHVTLPE; from the coding sequence ATGAGGCGGTCGGGCTTGTTCCGTGCGCTGCGCACCCGCCTGAAAGCCGGCCCCGCCGTCAAGAGGCTCGGCCTGCCCCGCACCTTGCGCACCCGCCTCACCGCCGGTCTCGTCCTCCTGCTGGCCCTGGCGTGTCTCGCGGTCGGTGTGAGCACCGTGCTGGCGCTCCAAGGGTTCCTCGTCAACCGCCTGGACCAGCAACTCGGCGCTTCCGGCGGCCGGTTCGCGGCCAGCCTCGAACACGACGAGAAGCCCGACGCCGACAACCGGCCCGACACCCGCGGCCAGGCGAACGGCACGTTCGGCGCCCGGCTGCTGCACGGCGAGACGACGCAGGCGGCAGTGGTCCACGCCCAGGCCGACGCCGCCGTCCCCCTCACCGCCCGCGACCGCACGGCCCTGGCCGCGGTGCCGGTGGATGGGCGGGGCCACGACATCCGCCTTTCCACGTTGCGCCGGTACCGGGTCGTGGCCGTCGCGGGTGACGACGGCGACGTACTGATCACGGGACTGCCTCTTGAGCCGGTCGAAGAGACCCTGCACCGGCTGGAGTTGGTCGAGGCGATCGTGTTCGGCGCGACCCTCGCGGCCACCGGAATCGCCGGGGCTCTGTGGGTCCGTCTCTCGCTGCGTCCGCTGCAACGGGTGGCGGCCACGGCGACCGAGGTGACTCAACTCCCGCTGGCCAGCGGGGAGATCGCGATGCCGGGCCCCGTCCCCGACACGGATCCGCGTACCGAGGTCGGTCAAGTGGGCGCCGCGCTGAACCACATGCTGCACCACGTCGGGGACGCCCTCGCCCGGCGGCAGGAAGGGGAGGAGAGGCTACGGCACTTCGCCGCCGACGCCAGTCATGAACTGCGCACGCCGGTCGCCACGGTGCGCGCCCACGCCGAACTGGCCCTGCGCCACGGCGGACCCGTGCCTGCGGAGGTGCGCCACTCACTGGAGCGGATCCAGTCCGAGACCCGGCGGATGACGGGCCTGGTCGACGACCTGCTGCTGCTCGCCCGGCTGGACGCGGGCCGACCCCTCGCCCGTGAACCGGTCGACCTGACCCGGCTGGCGCTAGACGCGATCAGCGACGCCCAGGCCGCGGCTCCCGGCCACCGGTGGCTCCTCGACCTGCCGGAGGAACCCGTCGTGGTGACCGGCGACGAACACCGCCTCCACCAGGTCATCGCGAACCTGCTCGCCAACGCCCGTACCCACACCCCGTCCGGCACCGAAGTCACCCTCAGCATTGATGAAATGCCCTGCGGGACAAGGGAGTTGAGCGTGACCGACTCCGGCCCCGGCATCCCCGAGGATCTCGTGCCCGAGGTATTCCAGCGCTTCACCCGCGCCGATCACCACCGCTCGCGGGCGGCGGGCGGGACCGGGCTTGGCCTCGCCATCGTCCTGGCGGTGGTGCAGGCCCACGGAGGAGACGTCGAGGTCACCAGCGGCCCCGGCCGCACGTCGTTCCACGTCACCCTGCCGGAGTGA
- a CDS encoding hydrophobic protein: protein MVPLLLVLLLALILFGAGFALKALWWIAVIVLVVWLVGFIARPKSGNARWYRW from the coding sequence ATGGTTCCCCTGCTTCTCGTTCTTCTTCTGGCACTGATCCTCTTCGGCGCGGGCTTCGCGCTGAAGGCACTGTGGTGGATCGCCGTCATCGTGCTCGTCGTCTGGCTGGTCGGGTTCATCGCCCGCCCGAAGTCAGGCAATGCACGCTGGTATCGCTGGTAG
- a CDS encoding Hsp20/alpha crystallin family protein — MLMRTDPFRELDRLAQQLAGTGTWTRPSVMAMDAYRAGDEYIVAFDLPGVSADAIDIDVERNMLTVKAERRPVTKADDAQMELTERPLGVFSRQLVLADTLDTERIKADYDAGVLTLRIPIAERAKPRKISIDAQSARKEISG, encoded by the coding sequence ATGCTGATGCGCACCGACCCCTTCCGTGAACTCGACCGTCTCGCCCAGCAGTTGGCCGGCACGGGCACCTGGACACGGCCCTCGGTAATGGCGATGGACGCCTACCGCGCGGGCGACGAGTACATCGTGGCTTTCGACCTCCCCGGTGTCAGCGCGGACGCGATCGACATCGACGTCGAGCGGAACATGCTGACCGTCAAGGCCGAACGCCGCCCCGTGACGAAGGCCGACGACGCCCAGATGGAGCTCACCGAACGGCCCCTGGGCGTGTTCTCCCGGCAGCTCGTGCTCGCCGACACGCTGGACACGGAGCGGATCAAGGCCGACTACGACGCGGGCGTCCTCACCCTACGCATCCCGATCGCCGAGCGTGCCAAGCCGCGCAAGATCTCCATCGACGCGCAGTCCGCCCGCAAGGAAATCTCCGGCTGA
- a CDS encoding MFS transporter → MTPTVESPGRRAPADGGTNRRMLKSLRHREFRLLTVGQLASHTGTWIQKVAQAWLVLDLSHGDGTALGITTALQFLPLLLFGPWGGVLADRCSLRRILLITQSLLCLISLLPGILTLTRSVSLAAVYSLALAMGLTLVAEKPALQSFIAQTVPTADLPNALALDTAVFNLARIAGPALTGPVIGLFGVAPAFFLNSLSYLVVVAALLRMRPRQQDPAPTSVATRRPKGQVRELLRYVRGRADLGAPLVLVGVVAGFGMNFQITTALMASDVFHTSPAAFGLGSTAFAVGAVTGSVLAARRGTCAPGYLVSTALGFGVLELITSTMPSHAAFLVMLVPTGVVLILFMTAAKSALQLGTHDAIRGRIMSLYTLASLGTTPLTAPLIGWISTAVHPRAGLAVGGLASAVAAMSIGLQGRRPTRPWAALFLRPARSALRAVGKT, encoded by the coding sequence GTGACCCCCACCGTCGAGAGCCCCGGCCGACGCGCCCCGGCGGACGGCGGCACCAACCGGCGGATGCTCAAATCGCTGCGGCACCGCGAGTTCAGGCTGCTCACCGTCGGCCAACTCGCCTCCCACACCGGGACGTGGATACAGAAGGTGGCGCAGGCATGGCTGGTGCTCGACCTGTCCCACGGTGACGGCACGGCACTCGGCATCACCACGGCGCTCCAGTTCCTGCCGCTGCTGCTCTTCGGTCCTTGGGGCGGGGTCCTCGCGGACCGGTGTTCGCTGCGGCGGATCCTGCTCATCACGCAGTCGTTGTTGTGTCTGATCTCCCTGCTGCCGGGAATTCTGACCCTCACCCGCTCGGTGAGTCTGGCCGCCGTCTACTCCCTGGCGCTGGCGATGGGGCTGACACTGGTCGCCGAGAAGCCCGCGCTGCAATCGTTCATCGCCCAGACCGTGCCGACCGCCGACCTTCCCAACGCGCTGGCCCTGGACACCGCGGTCTTCAATCTCGCCCGGATCGCAGGCCCCGCCCTGACCGGCCCGGTGATCGGGCTCTTCGGCGTCGCGCCCGCGTTCTTCCTCAACTCCCTTTCCTACCTGGTCGTGGTCGCCGCCCTCCTCAGGATGCGCCCGAGGCAGCAGGATCCCGCCCCGACCTCCGTCGCCACCCGGCGCCCCAAGGGCCAGGTACGCGAGTTGCTGCGCTATGTGCGGGGGCGGGCCGACCTGGGGGCACCTCTTGTTCTGGTGGGGGTGGTGGCCGGGTTCGGAATGAACTTCCAGATCACCACCGCCCTGATGGCGAGCGACGTCTTCCACACGTCGCCCGCCGCTTTCGGCCTCGGATCCACCGCGTTCGCGGTCGGCGCGGTCACCGGCTCCGTACTGGCGGCGCGCCGGGGCACGTGCGCTCCGGGTTACCTCGTGAGCACCGCGCTCGGCTTCGGTGTCCTGGAGCTCATCACGAGCACGATGCCCAGCCACGCGGCCTTTCTGGTCATGCTGGTGCCCACCGGCGTCGTACTGATCCTGTTCATGACGGCCGCGAAGTCCGCGCTTCAGCTCGGCACACACGACGCCATACGCGGCCGCATCATGAGCCTGTACACCCTCGCCTCACTCGGCACCACACCGCTCACGGCCCCGCTGATCGGCTGGATCTCCACCGCCGTGCACCCGCGTGCCGGGCTGGCGGTCGGCGGTCTGGCCTCGGCCGTCGCCGCGATGTCCATCGGCCTCCAAGGCCGGCGGCCCACCCGACCGTGGGCCGCCTTGTTCCTCCGGCCGGCCCGCAGCGCACTCCGGGCCGTCGGAAAGACCTGA
- a CDS encoding GNAT family N-acetyltransferase: MTHSRALPWPPAPIATERLILRASEARDRAAVIELNSSPEVGTYLGGPRPRAELDRTVPEVPGRRPGFFVVERDGSAIGTIQLDPQDRERPKHRLEAGETELGYLFLPATWGRGYAGEACAAALDWFARALPAEPVVLYTQTANIRSMRLAARLGFTEVERFEAYGAEQWFGVLAPVRSRGSRLTGRAAPSS; this comes from the coding sequence ATGACGCACTCCAGAGCACTCCCCTGGCCACCTGCCCCGATCGCGACAGAACGCCTGATACTTCGCGCGTCCGAGGCCCGGGACCGTGCGGCGGTCATCGAGCTCAACTCCTCGCCGGAGGTGGGCACTTACCTCGGTGGCCCTCGACCACGCGCCGAACTCGACCGCACGGTGCCCGAGGTGCCGGGGAGGCGCCCCGGCTTCTTCGTGGTCGAGCGCGACGGATCGGCCATCGGCACGATCCAGCTCGACCCGCAGGACCGCGAGCGTCCCAAGCACCGTCTGGAAGCAGGGGAGACCGAGCTCGGCTATCTGTTCCTACCGGCGACATGGGGACGCGGTTACGCCGGAGAAGCATGCGCCGCGGCACTCGACTGGTTCGCCCGTGCGCTTCCCGCCGAGCCGGTGGTGCTCTACACCCAGACCGCCAACATCCGCTCGATGCGCCTCGCGGCGAGACTCGGGTTCACCGAGGTGGAGCGATTCGAGGCGTATGGCGCCGAGCAGTGGTTCGGCGTGCTCGCCCCCGTTCGCTCTCGCGGGTCGAGGCTCACGGGGCGAGCCGCTCCGTCCTCGTGA